From Williamwhitmania taraxaci, the proteins below share one genomic window:
- the rfbA gene encoding glucose-1-phosphate thymidylyltransferase RfbA: MKGIVLAGGAGTRLFPITKGVSKQMLPIYDKPMIYYPLSVLLLAGIREVLIISTPDDLPGFKRLLGDGSDCGVSLTYAEQPSPDGLAQAFIIGEKFIGSDSVCLVLGDNIFHGHGFTGLLESAKDNVEKHGKATVFGYWVNNPERYGVAEFDANGRVTSIEEKPLQPKSNYAVVGLYFYTNDVVQVAKNIKPSARGELEITTVNQEYLKQNRLSVELMGRGFTWLDTGTHESLAEASNYVATIEHRQGLKIACLEEIAYSKGWISAERLLELAKPMIKNQYGQYLVGLVEKK, translated from the coding sequence ATGAAAGGTATCGTTTTAGCAGGAGGGGCAGGCACACGCCTTTTCCCAATTACCAAAGGAGTTTCGAAGCAAATGCTCCCCATTTACGATAAACCCATGATTTACTATCCGCTATCGGTGCTTCTGCTGGCTGGGATAAGGGAGGTATTAATCATCTCAACTCCTGACGACCTGCCCGGATTTAAGCGCTTGCTGGGCGATGGTTCCGATTGTGGTGTTTCCCTGACCTATGCAGAGCAGCCTAGCCCCGACGGATTGGCTCAAGCGTTTATTATTGGTGAGAAGTTTATAGGCTCCGATAGCGTTTGCCTCGTGTTGGGCGATAATATATTCCATGGGCACGGCTTTACTGGTCTGCTCGAAAGTGCAAAGGATAATGTGGAAAAGCACGGAAAGGCCACTGTTTTCGGCTACTGGGTGAACAATCCCGAGCGCTATGGCGTTGCCGAGTTCGATGCCAACGGTAGGGTTACCAGCATTGAGGAGAAGCCTCTGCAGCCTAAATCGAACTATGCGGTGGTGGGGCTCTACTTCTATACCAACGATGTGGTTCAGGTGGCCAAGAACATTAAACCTTCGGCCAGGGGCGAGCTGGAGATTACCACGGTAAACCAGGAGTATTTAAAGCAAAATCGCCTAAGTGTTGAGCTGATGGGGCGTGGATTTACCTGGCTCGATACCGGAACGCATGAGTCGTTGGCTGAAGCCAGCAACTATGTAGCAACCATCGAGCACCGCCAAGGCCTCAAAATTGCTTGTTTAGAGGAGATTGCCTATAGTAAGGGTTGGATATCCGCAGAGCGCCTTTTGGAGCTGGCAAAACCCATGATTAAGAACCAGTATGGACAGTACTTGGTTGGTTTAGTGGAGAAGAAATAG
- a CDS encoding SDR family oxidoreductase: MSFQSLTNKHILVTGGAGFIGSNLCESLLGDGNHVVCLDNFSTGKRENLSSFISNPNFTLIEGDIRNYDDCLKAVNGVDVVFHEAALGSVPRSIKDPITTTDVNVGGFVRMLFAAKESGIKRFVYAASSSTYGDHPGLPKVEDQIGKPLSPYAITKYADELYADNFSKLYGIETIGLRYFNVFGRRQDPEGAYAAVIPKFVKQLLNHEQPVINGDGNHSRDFTFIDNVVLANQLAAATVNPDAINQVYNVACGEKNTLNQLIANLKEFLGEYDEEIHTIFPIYGNEREGDVRHSLASIEKAQRLLGYTPLCLFKEGLQRSAEWYYQSLKTQ, translated from the coding sequence ATGTCCTTCCAATCACTCACCAATAAACATATCCTCGTTACCGGCGGTGCCGGCTTCATCGGTTCCAACCTATGTGAATCCTTGCTTGGTGATGGAAACCATGTTGTTTGTTTAGATAACTTTTCTACCGGTAAGCGGGAGAATCTCTCTTCATTTATAAGTAATCCAAACTTTACCCTAATTGAAGGGGATATTCGCAACTACGACGATTGCTTAAAGGCTGTGAATGGGGTTGATGTTGTATTTCATGAAGCAGCGCTGGGAAGCGTTCCCCGTTCCATTAAAGACCCTATTACCACCACCGACGTTAATGTGGGTGGCTTTGTTCGAATGCTTTTTGCCGCCAAGGAGTCGGGTATCAAACGATTTGTTTATGCAGCCAGTTCCTCTACCTATGGCGACCACCCCGGCCTTCCAAAAGTGGAGGATCAAATAGGAAAGCCTCTTTCGCCCTATGCCATTACCAAATATGCCGATGAGCTCTATGCCGACAACTTCTCCAAGTTGTATGGCATTGAAACCATTGGGTTAAGATATTTCAACGTTTTTGGACGCCGACAAGATCCTGAAGGTGCCTATGCAGCTGTAATTCCCAAGTTTGTGAAGCAGCTGCTTAATCACGAACAACCCGTAATTAATGGGGATGGAAACCATTCCCGCGATTTTACTTTTATCGACAACGTGGTGCTGGCTAACCAGCTGGCCGCCGCTACTGTTAATCCCGATGCCATAAACCAGGTTTATAACGTGGCCTGCGGCGAGAAAAACACTCTGAATCAGCTTATTGCTAACCTTAAGGAGTTTTTGGGAGAGTATGATGAAGAAATTCATACCATTTTCCCCATATATGGCAACGAGCGCGAAGGGGATGTGCGCCATTCGCTGGCTAGCATAGAGAAAGCCCAACGGCTTTTGGGATACACCCCGTTATGCCTCTTTAAGGAGGGGTTACAACGCTCGGCCGAATGGTACTACCAATCGCTTAAAACCCAATAA
- a CDS encoding DegT/DnrJ/EryC1/StrS family aminotransferase — protein MEFIPVCEPFLNGNEKDYVNDCLNTGWISSTGKYVKAFEESFAKYCDAKYAVGVTNGTVALHLALVAAGIGKDDEVIIPNFTMIATAFSICYTGAIPVFVDADPLTWNIDVNLIEAKITKRTRAIMPVSIFGHPCDMDEINALAQKYGLMVIEDAAESHGADYKGRKVGTLADITSFSFFANKNLTTGEGGALVTNNEELYRKMLYFKNMCFPLDSPRNYLHHNIGFNYRMSNIHAAIGLAQVEKADEYKQMRIRNHQNYTNLLGGVNGISFQQSKDYVTNVFWMNAILIDPEKYGRSRDELVMHLKNQNIDTRLLFRGMHVQPSLIEYGCDCNGNYPVTTDLSDNGFYLPSGSSLSKEVIERIAFEIVKFSK, from the coding sequence ATGGAATTTATACCTGTTTGCGAACCATTTCTTAATGGTAATGAAAAGGATTATGTAAATGATTGTTTAAATACTGGTTGGATTTCATCAACTGGGAAGTATGTCAAAGCTTTTGAAGAATCATTTGCAAAATATTGTGATGCTAAATATGCTGTTGGAGTTACGAACGGTACCGTTGCGCTTCATTTGGCTTTAGTGGCAGCTGGTATTGGTAAGGATGATGAGGTAATTATTCCGAATTTCACAATGATTGCGACGGCATTTTCAATTTGCTATACAGGTGCAATACCGGTATTTGTGGATGCAGACCCATTGACTTGGAATATTGATGTGAATCTCATTGAAGCCAAAATTACCAAGCGAACAAGGGCAATAATGCCTGTTTCAATTTTTGGTCATCCATGTGATATGGATGAGATTAATGCACTGGCACAGAAATATGGTTTAATGGTGATTGAAGATGCTGCTGAATCGCATGGAGCTGACTACAAAGGTAGGAAAGTTGGTACATTAGCTGATATTACTTCCTTCAGTTTTTTTGCAAATAAGAATCTTACAACAGGGGAAGGTGGTGCTCTCGTTACCAATAATGAAGAACTGTATCGTAAAATGTTGTATTTTAAGAATATGTGCTTCCCGCTTGATTCACCTCGTAATTATTTACACCATAATATTGGGTTTAATTACAGGATGTCTAATATTCATGCTGCAATTGGTTTGGCGCAAGTTGAGAAAGCTGATGAGTATAAGCAGATGCGAATAAGAAATCATCAGAATTATACTAATCTTTTGGGAGGTGTTAATGGAATTAGTTTCCAGCAATCTAAGGATTATGTAACTAATGTTTTTTGGATGAATGCTATTTTGATTGATCCTGAAAAATATGGCAGATCTCGAGATGAGTTAGTCATGCATTTAAAAAATCAGAATATTGATACGCGTTTACTTTTTAGGGGGATGCATGTTCAGCCATCATTGATTGAATATGGATGTGATTGCAATGGAAATTATCCAGTTACAACGGATCTTTCGGATAATGGTTTTTATTTACCGTCCGGAAGTTCGCTTTCTAAAGAAGTTATTGAAAGAATCGCATTTGAAATAGTAAAGTTTTCGAAATAA
- the rfbC gene encoding dTDP-4-dehydrorhamnose 3,5-epimerase: MNVIETSIPEVKIIEPKVFGDSRGCFFESHSHKNFIEKVCNTTFVQDNESHSQFGVLRGMHYQLAPYTQSKLVRVVQGKVLDVAVDMRTGSPTFGKYVAVELSAENKRQLFVPRGFAHGFLTLSEEATFLYKCDAYFVPNHEGAFKWDDPTVNIQWPIDLSRVILSEKDKTLPTFEEAIAFSYADSLY, translated from the coding sequence ATGAACGTTATAGAAACTTCCATTCCTGAGGTTAAGATTATTGAACCAAAGGTTTTTGGCGATAGCCGTGGTTGCTTTTTCGAATCGCATTCACATAAAAATTTTATTGAAAAGGTGTGCAATACCACCTTTGTTCAGGATAACGAGTCCCATTCACAGTTTGGTGTGCTACGCGGTATGCACTACCAGCTGGCTCCCTATACCCAATCGAAGCTCGTTAGGGTTGTGCAGGGTAAGGTCTTAGACGTGGCAGTGGATATGCGTACGGGTTCGCCAACATTCGGGAAGTATGTGGCCGTAGAACTTTCGGCTGAAAATAAGCGGCAACTATTTGTTCCACGCGGTTTTGCGCATGGCTTTCTTACCCTTTCAGAGGAGGCTACTTTTCTTTATAAGTGCGATGCCTATTTTGTTCCCAATCATGAGGGAGCATTTAAGTGGGACGATCCTACGGTTAATATTCAATGGCCAATTGATTTGAGTAGGGTAATTCTATCGGAGAAGGATAAAACTCTACCTACATTTGAAGAGGCTATTGCATTTAGTTATGCCGATAGTTTATACTAG
- a CDS encoding glycosyltransferase family 4 protein, giving the protein MKNILHVTNIYFTLPYFIGDQFIYFNNKGNNLHVICSPSILLSDYADKMKFNYSEVNILRAIRPIKDLIAIFKICRYIKVSKIDIVVGHTPKGGLLAMLSAYLLRVPKRIYFRHGLVYETSTGFKRKLLVTLDRITAFCATDIVCVSPSVYKRSLVDKLNRADKQLILGKGTCTGIDIIKVFNPFQINLQKSQELRTKLELGKDSIVIGYCGRLVCDKGIVQLIQAFDLVKESNPGNDFRLLLVGMFEQRDSLPIDIVNQIQKDKDIIITGFINENIEYYYALMNVYVLPSFREGFPTSVLEASSMQIPILTTRVTGCIDSIIEDVTGIFVENSSISIANGIEYYLNHPSIANEHGRNGRDFVTKYFDQEIIWSEIEKLYEK; this is encoded by the coding sequence ATGAAGAATATATTGCATGTCACTAATATCTATTTTACTTTACCATATTTTATAGGTGACCAGTTTATTTATTTCAATAACAAAGGGAATAATCTTCATGTAATTTGCAGCCCGTCAATACTCTTGAGTGATTATGCTGATAAAATGAAGTTTAATTATTCTGAAGTCAATATTCTCCGTGCGATTAGGCCTATTAAAGATTTAATCGCGATTTTTAAAATATGTCGGTATATTAAGGTTAGTAAAATCGATATAGTTGTAGGCCATACTCCCAAAGGTGGTTTGTTGGCAATGCTTTCTGCATACCTATTGAGAGTTCCCAAACGTATATATTTTCGTCATGGTTTGGTATATGAAACTTCAACAGGTTTTAAACGAAAATTATTAGTTACTTTAGATCGAATAACTGCTTTTTGTGCTACGGACATAGTTTGTGTTAGTCCTTCTGTTTATAAGAGGAGTTTGGTCGATAAATTAAATAGGGCTGATAAACAACTCATTTTAGGTAAAGGAACATGTACTGGTATTGATATTATTAAGGTATTTAATCCATTCCAAATTAATCTTCAAAAAAGTCAGGAATTACGAACTAAGTTGGAGTTGGGAAAAGATTCAATAGTAATTGGTTACTGTGGTAGGTTGGTATGCGATAAGGGTATTGTTCAACTAATTCAAGCGTTTGACTTGGTTAAGGAGAGTAATCCAGGTAATGATTTTCGATTATTGCTAGTGGGTATGTTTGAACAACGTGATTCATTACCAATTGATATAGTAAATCAAATACAAAAAGATAAAGATATTATAATCACAGGATTTATAAATGAAAATATTGAATACTATTATGCTTTAATGAATGTTTATGTTTTGCCTTCTTTTCGGGAAGGCTTTCCAACAAGTGTTCTTGAAGCTTCATCAATGCAAATACCGATCCTTACAACAAGAGTCACTGGCTGTATTGATTCAATAATTGAGGATGTTACCGGTATATTTGTTGAGAATTCTAGTATCTCAATTGCCAATGGGATTGAGTATTATCTAAATCATCCATCTATTGCAAATGAACATGGTCGTAATGGTCGGGATTTTGTAACTAAGTATTTTGATCAAGAAATTATCTGGAGCGAAATTGAGAAATTATATGAAAAATAG
- a CDS encoding cupin domain-containing protein: MLEKIFDEEELLGLIVRDRYTSAGVTFFTDDDATQQVAFMKHPAGKEILPHVHNSVKREVFFTSEVLIMKSGILRVDFYSSSKVYLQSRTLYAGDVILLAGGGHGFFVIEEIEMIEVKQGPYLGEMDKVRFSAVDVTNINLK, translated from the coding sequence ATGTTAGAAAAAATTTTTGACGAAGAAGAGTTATTAGGTTTAATTGTTAGGGATCGTTACACTTCGGCTGGAGTTACTTTTTTTACTGATGATGATGCTACACAGCAAGTGGCGTTTATGAAACATCCAGCAGGTAAGGAAATATTGCCACACGTCCACAACTCAGTAAAACGTGAGGTTTTTTTTACTTCAGAAGTCTTAATTATGAAAAGTGGAATACTAAGAGTTGATTTTTATTCATCATCTAAAGTTTATCTTCAAAGTAGAACTCTTTATGCCGGCGATGTTATTTTACTGGCAGGAGGAGGTCATGGCTTTTTTGTAATTGAGGAAATAGAAATGATAGAAGTTAAACAAGGTCCTTATCTTGGTGAAATGGATAAGGTTCGTTTTAGTGCAGTAGATGTTACAAATATTAATTTGAAATAG
- the murJ gene encoding murein biosynthesis integral membrane protein MurJ, with amino-acid sequence MKNNTHLFKSTIQITIISVLSIVLNFISQLVIAYYYGTSFERDAYLAALVIPMYLNAVFVGSIGYVFLTRFQKIEREGNENSLNLFLTQVFLVIGVLLLFVVLFGMFFSTSIIRTSVPGFSEAQIHYTSKILIAVIPSTLFFILSSFFVSIYQINNYFLKPALIPLVIPTISTLFVFFFTSRFGIISLAYGYTVGSFLSFILLSNVLRKVNYRFTLRGGDNRHLLMLFKTATPLFLFGFIFRFTPVFERMLASNLPNGSISYLGYGNQLLSIMATITSGGIAVSLFPLLSKYWIEDRKIEVGVLVVKATRIILLLTIPITFIVFFWGDIIVKLLLERGAFDHNSTNAVSLGLCLMMGAFIAQSLGNVVAKVFYFSANTWTISIIATIELVLYLFLGYYLSISYSYLGLAVALSISSIVNIIISILYINKYVVRLSLNKISIDLLRVTVVSFISFFSVYKFCAFFSLFSYVNTLFAFIFGLLLFYILGLLFKIEEMSQLTTYIKVKLGYR; translated from the coding sequence ATGAAGAACAATACTCATCTATTTAAGTCGACAATTCAAATTACAATTATCTCTGTCTTAAGTATTGTATTGAATTTTATTTCTCAGTTGGTTATTGCGTATTATTATGGTACTTCATTTGAGAGAGATGCATATCTTGCGGCACTTGTTATTCCGATGTATTTAAATGCTGTTTTTGTTGGCTCTATTGGATACGTATTTCTGACTAGATTTCAAAAGATTGAAAGAGAAGGGAATGAAAATAGTTTAAATTTGTTTTTGACTCAAGTTTTTTTAGTGATTGGAGTTTTACTTTTATTTGTTGTTTTATTTGGCATGTTTTTTTCAACATCAATCATTAGAACATCTGTTCCTGGTTTTTCAGAAGCACAAATACATTATACATCCAAAATCTTAATTGCAGTTATTCCTTCTACTCTATTTTTCATTTTAAGCAGTTTTTTCGTTTCTATTTATCAAATTAATAATTATTTTTTAAAACCTGCTTTAATCCCTCTTGTTATTCCAACTATTAGTACTTTATTTGTATTTTTCTTTACAAGCAGATTTGGAATCATTAGTTTAGCTTATGGTTATACAGTTGGTAGTTTTCTATCTTTTATTCTGTTGTCTAATGTTTTGCGCAAAGTAAACTATCGCTTTACTTTAAGGGGAGGCGATAATAGGCATTTATTAATGCTTTTTAAAACAGCTACACCACTTTTTTTATTTGGATTTATTTTTCGTTTTACTCCTGTTTTCGAGAGGATGTTAGCTTCAAATTTGCCTAATGGAAGCATTTCATATTTGGGATATGGAAATCAATTATTAAGTATTATGGCTACAATTACATCAGGAGGCATTGCAGTAAGTCTGTTTCCCTTGTTATCTAAGTATTGGATTGAGGATAGAAAGATCGAAGTTGGTGTATTAGTTGTTAAAGCCACACGAATAATTCTTTTATTAACTATACCAATTACTTTTATTGTTTTTTTTTGGGGTGATATTATCGTAAAACTACTTCTTGAGCGAGGTGCATTTGACCATAATTCAACAAATGCTGTTAGTTTGGGACTTTGTTTGATGATGGGGGCTTTTATTGCTCAAAGTCTTGGTAATGTTGTTGCTAAAGTATTCTATTTTTCAGCAAATACATGGACTATTTCAATTATTGCAACAATCGAACTCGTTTTATATCTTTTTCTGGGTTATTACCTTTCTATTTCCTATTCGTATTTGGGATTGGCTGTGGCTTTATCTATTTCAAGCATTGTGAATATTATTATCTCTATTCTATATATTAATAAATATGTAGTAAGGTTGAGCCTTAATAAGATTTCCATTGATTTGTTAAGAGTTACAGTTGTTTCTTTTATATCGTTTTTTAGCGTATATAAGTTTTGTGCATTTTTCAGTTTGTTTAGTTATGTTAATACTTTATTCGCTTTTATATTTGGTTTGCTATTGTTTTATATTCTTGGCCTGTTATTTAAGATTGAGGAAATGTCTCAACTGACTACCTATATTAAAGTTAAGCTTGGTTACCGGTAA
- a CDS encoding glycosyltransferase, with amino-acid sequence MKILHIIMSLDYGGAENMLIKIINEDSDNEHRIVVLIDRCPLSPLLKRGNNVYPLFNKKSFNVIRASYRLIKVVKDYQPDILQSWMYHAEIIGLLVKLFRPSIKLFWNVRCSTKEWLSLNFRNRILFKILQLGSKLTSGIIVNSKHEVLFLGKSSYPLIKVIYIPNGFSIPDIIDKNLARSKLLEHFKLSGDVVLIGMVARFHPQKDHYNLIDAFKLLVVDFSNAHLILVGDLFDSEFKKFISEAGLASNVHFFGTTNKVFEVISGFDIGVLSSFTEAFPNVIGEYMLASLPVVATDVSDVREIMGSFGRVVSPRNSYALYKGLSEMVHLSLEESKKIGRLSRQRIIDIYPIDKIARDYILTYKASLS; translated from the coding sequence ATGAAAATATTACATATTATTATGTCTTTAGATTATGGTGGTGCTGAGAATATGTTAATAAAGATTATTAACGAGGATTCCGATAATGAGCATCGGATTGTTGTTTTGATTGATAGATGTCCACTTAGTCCTTTACTTAAAAGGGGTAATAACGTTTATCCTCTGTTTAATAAAAAATCTTTTAATGTTATCAGAGCTAGTTATCGTTTAATTAAAGTTGTAAAGGATTATCAGCCAGATATACTTCAAAGTTGGATGTATCATGCAGAAATTATTGGTTTGCTTGTAAAGTTGTTTCGTCCTTCTATAAAGTTGTTTTGGAATGTCCGATGCTCGACTAAAGAATGGTTATCGCTTAACTTTCGAAACAGAATTTTATTTAAAATCCTACAACTAGGATCCAAACTTACTAGTGGTATTATTGTTAACTCAAAACATGAGGTGCTTTTTTTGGGTAAATCTAGTTATCCATTGATTAAGGTCATTTATATACCCAATGGTTTTTCTATACCAGATATAATAGATAAAAATTTGGCTAGAAGTAAACTCCTTGAGCATTTTAAATTATCTGGGGATGTTGTTTTAATTGGAATGGTCGCTAGATTTCATCCACAGAAAGATCATTATAATTTGATAGATGCATTTAAGTTATTAGTTGTAGATTTTTCTAATGCCCATCTTATTTTGGTTGGTGATCTATTTGATTCCGAATTTAAAAAATTTATTTCAGAAGCTGGTTTAGCCTCAAATGTTCACTTTTTTGGTACGACTAATAAAGTTTTTGAAGTTATTTCAGGATTTGATATTGGTGTATTGTCATCATTTACTGAAGCATTTCCTAACGTTATTGGCGAATACATGTTGGCTTCATTACCTGTTGTGGCTACAGATGTTTCAGATGTAAGAGAAATTATGGGTTCTTTTGGTAGGGTTGTTTCACCACGAAATTCATATGCTCTATATAAAGGATTATCTGAAATGGTTCACTTATCCTTAGAAGAGAGTAAAAAAATAGGACGTTTATCAAGGCAAAGAATAATCGATATTTACCCAATTGATAAAATTGCACGAGACTATATCTTAACTTACAAGGCCTCTCTTAGTTAA
- the gmd gene encoding GDP-mannose 4,6-dehydratase — MAKTALITGITGQDGAYLAEYLLNKGYIVHGVKRRSSLINTGRIDHIYKDPLLEHTNMYLHHGDLTDSPNLIRLIEETNPDEIYNLAAMSHVHVSFEIAEYTGNADGLGTLRLLEAIRLLKKTDKTRIYQASTSELYGKVQAIPQNENTPFYPRSPYAVAKMYAYWITVNYREAYGMFACNGILFNHESPIRGETFVTRKITRAVAQIGLGMQSKLMLGNLSAKRDWGHAKDYVDAMWRILQYHEPQDFVIATGVTTEVREFVRMAFNELGVEVEFVGEGVNEKGLVKCCNNSEYQLPYGAEVVAVDPFYFRPTEVDLLLGDATKAELLLGWKAVHTVRDIAKEMVASDLHYFKGQKLLLDNGYKTQKYW, encoded by the coding sequence ATGGCAAAGACTGCATTAATAACAGGAATAACTGGTCAAGACGGAGCTTATCTTGCAGAATATCTATTAAATAAAGGATATATTGTTCATGGGGTGAAGAGACGAAGTTCTCTTATAAACACTGGTAGGATAGATCATATTTATAAAGATCCATTATTGGAGCATACTAACATGTATCTTCATCATGGAGATCTTACCGATTCGCCCAATTTAATTCGTCTTATAGAGGAGACGAATCCTGATGAAATATATAATTTGGCTGCAATGAGCCATGTTCATGTTAGTTTTGAAATTGCTGAGTACACTGGGAATGCTGACGGACTTGGTACTTTGCGGTTACTTGAGGCAATACGTTTGCTTAAGAAAACGGATAAAACTCGAATATACCAAGCTTCTACTAGCGAATTGTATGGTAAGGTACAGGCTATTCCACAGAATGAGAATACTCCATTTTATCCTCGAAGCCCGTATGCTGTTGCAAAAATGTATGCTTATTGGATAACAGTAAATTATCGAGAAGCTTATGGTATGTTTGCATGTAACGGCATCCTTTTTAACCATGAAAGCCCAATACGGGGAGAAACTTTTGTTACCCGCAAAATTACCCGAGCAGTTGCTCAAATAGGTTTAGGCATGCAAAGCAAATTAATGTTAGGAAATCTTTCAGCAAAACGTGATTGGGGTCATGCCAAAGATTATGTGGATGCGATGTGGAGGATACTTCAATACCATGAACCTCAGGATTTTGTTATTGCGACGGGTGTTACCACTGAGGTTAGAGAGTTTGTTAGAATGGCTTTTAATGAGTTAGGTGTTGAAGTTGAATTTGTAGGGGAAGGTGTTAACGAGAAAGGATTAGTAAAATGTTGTAATAATAGTGAATACCAATTGCCGTATGGGGCAGAAGTTGTTGCTGTTGATCCGTTCTATTTTAGACCAACTGAAGTTGATTTACTATTAGGTGATGCAACTAAGGCAGAACTACTTTTGGGCTGGAAAGCAGTTCATACTGTTCGTGATATAGCAAAGGAGATGGTTGCTTCAGATCTCCATTATTTTAAAGGGCAGAAGTTGTTACTTGATAATGGATATAAAACCCAAAAATATTGGTAA
- the rfbB gene encoding dTDP-glucose 4,6-dehydratase, producing MSKNILVTGGAGFIGSHVVRLFVNKYPNTNIINLDKLTYAGNLENLTDIENAPNYKFVKADICDYPQMLKLFAEHSIDGVIHLAAESHVDRSITDPFSFAQTNIMGTLSLLQAAKETWKGNMEGNLFYHVSTDEVYGSLEHEGFFFETTPYDPQSPYSASKAGSDHFVRAYGNTFKLPVVITNCSNNYGPNQFPEKLIPLFIHNIRNNKPLPVYGKGENVRDWLYVIDHARAIDTVFHNGKVGETYNIGGFNEWKNIDIIKAVCTIMDRKLGREAGTSEKLITYVTDRAGHDLRYAIDANKVMHELGWEPSLQFEEGIELTIDWYLQNEAWLNRLTSGDYQKYYEGMYAKR from the coding sequence ATGTCAAAAAATATTCTTGTAACCGGTGGTGCCGGATTTATTGGTTCACACGTAGTTCGACTTTTTGTAAATAAGTATCCAAATACCAATATAATCAACCTTGATAAGTTGACCTATGCCGGTAACCTGGAAAACCTGACCGACATTGAGAATGCCCCAAACTATAAGTTCGTTAAGGCCGATATTTGCGATTACCCGCAGATGCTAAAACTTTTTGCGGAGCATAGCATCGACGGGGTAATACACCTTGCGGCTGAATCGCACGTGGATAGATCCATTACCGATCCGTTCTCCTTTGCCCAAACCAACATTATGGGAACCCTTTCGCTGTTGCAAGCAGCCAAGGAGACATGGAAGGGCAACATGGAGGGTAACCTGTTTTACCACGTTTCAACCGACGAGGTTTACGGATCGTTGGAGCATGAAGGCTTCTTCTTTGAAACAACCCCCTACGATCCCCAATCGCCCTATTCTGCCTCAAAGGCCGGTAGCGATCATTTTGTAAGGGCTTATGGCAACACATTTAAGCTGCCCGTGGTAATTACGAACTGCTCCAACAACTACGGACCAAACCAGTTCCCTGAAAAGCTTATCCCTCTATTTATTCATAATATCCGCAACAACAAACCTTTGCCTGTTTACGGAAAGGGCGAAAATGTGCGCGATTGGCTCTACGTAATTGACCATGCTCGTGCCATTGATACCGTATTCCATAACGGCAAGGTTGGGGAAACCTACAATATTGGCGGATTCAACGAGTGGAAGAACATCGACATTATTAAGGCTGTTTGCACCATAATGGATCGTAAGTTGGGGCGTGAAGCGGGAACCTCCGAGAAGCTAATTACCTACGTTACCGATAGGGCAGGCCATGATTTGCGCTATGCCATCGATGCCAACAAGGTAATGCATGAGCTGGGCTGGGAACCCTCACTACAATTTGAGGAAGGCATTGAACTCACCATCGATTGGTATTTGCAAAATGAGGCATGGCTCAACCGGCTAACCAGTGGCGACTATCAGAAGTATTATGAGGGGATGTATGCGAAGAGGTAG